The following are from one region of the Candidatus Methylomirabilis sp. genome:
- the alr gene encoding alanine racemase — protein MAIDRIGIQVSHTQLRPTRAVVDLGAIAHNVRNIKALVGKGVRLMAVVKADAYGHGLVPVARTALGAGAEWLGVALPEEGVALRAAGITAPILVLGPTVPAQAQLVAGAGLDQMVHSTRLAEALSRAARKARRTLPVHLKVETGMGRVGVPVEEVAALAGVIGRLPGLRLGGVMTHFAAADAPEAAHAREQLRHFHKALASAHLRAGPSLLRHAANSAATFALPEARLDLVRIGIALYGCPPSPDASPPIPLRPALTLETRVAQVRWVPAGTTVSYGCTFVAPARMRIATLPVGYGDGFPRLLSNRGAVLLRGKRAPVVGRVCMDMVMVDVTGIPEVSEEDPVVLLGAQGTEVIPAEEWAGLADTISYEILCGITPRVPRVYVGEGAPGARGEAPPGERPKRAPRSRRAGRRPSRRRAP, from the coding sequence ATGGCGATAGATCGTATCGGGATCCAGGTGTCACATACCCAGCTCCGGCCCACCAGGGCCGTCGTGGACCTCGGAGCGATCGCCCACAATGTCCGGAATATCAAGGCCCTGGTGGGAAAGGGCGTCCGCCTCATGGCGGTCGTCAAGGCGGACGCCTACGGCCACGGCCTGGTGCCCGTGGCCCGGACGGCCCTTGGGGCAGGGGCCGAATGGCTCGGGGTGGCCCTTCCGGAGGAGGGGGTAGCCCTCAGGGCAGCCGGGATCACGGCCCCCATCCTCGTCCTCGGGCCGACGGTACCCGCCCAGGCGCAGCTGGTGGCTGGGGCGGGCCTCGACCAGATGGTCCACTCGACCCGGCTCGCAGAGGCCCTCTCCCGCGCGGCCCGGAAAGCGCGCCGCACCCTCCCGGTGCACCTCAAGGTAGAGACGGGGATGGGGCGGGTCGGGGTCCCGGTGGAGGAGGTGGCCGCGCTCGCGGGAGTCATCGGCCGGCTCCCGGGACTTCGCCTGGGGGGCGTGATGACCCACTTTGCGGCGGCCGACGCGCCGGAAGCTGCCCATGCCCGGGAGCAGCTCCGGCACTTTCACAAGGCCCTGGCCTCTGCGCATCTGCGGGCGGGTCCGTCCCTCCTCCGCCACGCCGCCAATAGCGCCGCGACGTTCGCTCTGCCCGAAGCCCGCCTGGACCTGGTCCGGATCGGCATCGCCCTCTACGGCTGTCCCCCGTCGCCCGACGCGTCGCCCCCCATCCCTCTCCGCCCGGCCCTCACCCTGGAGACGCGGGTGGCTCAGGTGCGTTGGGTCCCGGCCGGGACCACCGTCTCCTACGGGTGCACCTTCGTCGCGCCGGCTCGGATGCGCATCGCCACCCTGCCCGTCGGGTACGGGGACGGCTTTCCCCGCCTCCTCAGCAACCGGGGTGCGGTCCTCCTCCGGGGCAAGCGGGCTCCCGTCGTGGGTCGGGTCTGCATGGACATGGTCATGGTGGACGTCACCGGCATCCCGGAGGTGAGCGAGGAGGACCCGGTTGTCCTCCTCGGCGCACAGGGAACGGAGGTCATTCCCGCCGAGGAGTGGGCCGGCCTGGCGGATACCATCTCCTACGAGATCCTCTGCGGCATCACCCCCCGGGTCCCGCGCGTGTATGTGGGAGAAGGCGCGCCGGGAGCGCGTGGGGAGGCCCCCCCAGGAGAACGCCCGAAGAGAGCGCCTCGCTCCCGGCGTGCGGGCCGGCGTCCCTCCCGGCGCCGGGCACCTTGA
- the groES gene encoding co-chaperone GroES: protein MARKIQPLHDRIMIKRLEEQEVKKGGIIIPDTAKEKPQEGEVIAVGPGKRDDHGKLMPLDVKVGDKILFGKYSGSEVKLGDEEYLIMREEDVLGILK from the coding sequence ATGGCACGAAAGATTCAACCTCTCCACGACCGCATCATGATCAAGCGGCTGGAGGAGCAGGAGGTCAAGAAGGGCGGCATCATCATCCCGGACACGGCGAAGGAGAAGCCCCAGGAGGGGGAGGTCATCGCGGTGGGCCCCGGGAAGCGGGACGACCACGGCAAGCTCATGCCCCTGGACGTCAAGGTGGGGGACAAGATCCTCTTCGGGAAGTACTCCGGGTCCGAGGTGAAGCTCGGCGACGAGGAGTACCTGATCATGCGGGAGGAAGATGTCCTCGGGATTCTGAAGTAA